The following coding sequences lie in one Pseudarthrobacter phenanthrenivorans Sphe3 genomic window:
- the argJ gene encoding bifunctional glutamate N-acetyltransferase/amino-acid acetyltransferase ArgJ — MTITAPSGFRAAGITAGLKTSGKPDLALVVNDGPSKAAAAVFTSNRVAAAPVHWSRQVVSDGRVDAVVLNSGGANACTGPTGFQNTHSTAEKVAEVLGISATDVFVCSTGLIGEQLPMDKVLPGVEAAAAALSADGGPDAATAIMTTDTVPKVALFIGTDADGQEFSIGGIAKGAGMLAPGLATMLVVLTTDAAVEAELLDVVLRDAARVTFDRADSDGCMSTNDTVVLMASGASGAVPSAEVFAAGLTQVCAELARKLIADAEGASHDIAIRTFNAASEADAETVSRSVARSNLFKAAIFGKDPNWGRVLSAVGTTDAAFEPDKLNVSMNGIQICRNGSIGDDRSLVNLEPREVLVEIDLQAGGSEATIWTNDLTHDYVHENSAYSS, encoded by the coding sequence GTGACCATTACCGCACCTTCGGGATTCCGCGCGGCAGGCATCACCGCCGGCTTGAAAACCTCCGGAAAACCTGATCTCGCCCTGGTAGTCAACGATGGACCGTCCAAGGCCGCCGCCGCCGTCTTCACCAGCAACAGGGTAGCTGCCGCCCCGGTCCACTGGTCCCGCCAGGTGGTCTCCGACGGCCGGGTCGACGCCGTGGTCCTCAACTCGGGCGGGGCCAACGCCTGCACCGGGCCCACCGGCTTCCAGAACACCCACAGCACTGCGGAAAAGGTCGCAGAAGTGCTGGGCATCTCCGCCACGGACGTCTTTGTCTGCTCCACCGGCCTGATCGGTGAGCAGCTTCCCATGGACAAGGTCCTTCCGGGGGTGGAGGCTGCTGCCGCGGCACTGAGCGCCGACGGCGGTCCGGACGCTGCCACCGCCATCATGACCACTGACACCGTCCCCAAGGTGGCACTGTTCATTGGCACCGACGCGGACGGCCAGGAATTCAGTATCGGCGGCATCGCCAAGGGAGCCGGCATGCTGGCGCCCGGACTGGCCACCATGCTGGTGGTCCTCACCACGGATGCCGCAGTGGAAGCGGAACTGCTCGACGTCGTCCTGCGCGACGCTGCGCGGGTCACCTTCGACCGGGCCGACTCCGACGGATGCATGTCCACCAACGACACCGTGGTGCTGATGGCCTCGGGAGCCTCCGGCGCCGTACCGTCCGCGGAGGTATTCGCCGCCGGCCTGACCCAGGTGTGCGCAGAACTTGCCCGTAAGCTGATCGCCGATGCCGAAGGGGCCAGCCACGACATCGCCATCCGGACTTTCAACGCCGCCAGTGAGGCCGACGCGGAAACAGTCAGCCGGTCCGTGGCCCGGTCCAACCTTTTCAAGGCTGCCATCTTCGGCAAGGACCCCAACTGGGGCCGGGTACTGTCCGCCGTCGGCACCACGGACGCCGCCTTCGAGCCGGACAAGCTCAACGTCTCCATGAACGGCATCCAGATCTGCCGCAACGGCAGCATCGGCGATGACCGCAGCCTGGTGAACCTGGAACCGCGCGAAGTCCTGGTGGAAATCGACCTGCAGGCCGGCGGGTCTGAGGCAACCATCTGGACGAACGACCTGACGCACGACTACGTGCACGAGAACAGCGCCTACTCCAGCTAG
- the argB gene encoding acetylglutamate kinase: MNTQTRETTSMSDAQDKAATLIEALPWIQRFAGTTMVIKYGGNAMVNDELRRAFAEDVVFLHHVGIHPVVVHGGGPQINSMLGRLGIESEFKGGLRVTTPEAMDVVRMVLTGQVGRELVGLINSHGPYAVGMSGEDGGLLRAVRTGTVVDGEEVDLGLVGEVVGVDPAGIVDILEAGRIPVISTVAPEIVDEGDGFLGTAGFQTTGQVLNVNADTAAAAVASALGASKLVILTDVEGLYANWPDKSSLISSLTASELRAMLPKLESGMIPKMAACLKAIDEGVERAHIVDGRLPHSMLLETFTTAGIGTQVVPDEEING; this comes from the coding sequence ATGAACACCCAGACGCGTGAAACCACCAGCATGTCCGACGCCCAGGACAAGGCAGCGACCCTCATTGAAGCCCTGCCCTGGATCCAGCGGTTCGCCGGCACCACCATGGTGATCAAGTACGGCGGCAACGCCATGGTCAATGACGAACTCCGCCGCGCCTTTGCCGAGGACGTTGTCTTCCTCCACCACGTGGGCATCCACCCGGTGGTGGTCCACGGCGGCGGCCCGCAGATCAACTCCATGCTGGGCCGGCTCGGCATCGAGTCCGAGTTCAAGGGCGGCCTGCGGGTCACCACCCCGGAAGCCATGGACGTGGTCCGGATGGTCCTCACCGGCCAGGTGGGCCGCGAACTGGTGGGCCTCATCAACTCCCACGGCCCCTACGCGGTGGGCATGTCCGGCGAAGACGGCGGCCTGCTGCGCGCCGTCCGCACCGGGACTGTGGTGGACGGCGAGGAAGTGGACCTCGGGCTGGTAGGCGAGGTGGTCGGCGTCGACCCGGCCGGCATCGTGGACATCCTCGAGGCCGGCCGGATCCCGGTCATCTCCACCGTCGCGCCAGAAATAGTGGATGAGGGCGACGGCTTCCTTGGCACGGCAGGTTTCCAGACCACCGGCCAGGTGCTCAACGTCAACGCAGACACCGCGGCCGCGGCCGTCGCCTCGGCCCTTGGCGCCTCCAAACTGGTGATCCTGACCGACGTCGAAGGCCTGTATGCCAACTGGCCGGACAAATCCTCCCTCATTTCCTCGCTCACGGCGTCCGAGCTGCGGGCCATGCTGCCCAAGCTTGAATCGGGAATGATCCCCAAGATGGCCGCCTGCCTCAAGGCAATCGACGAGGGCGTGGAGCGGGCGCATATCGTGGACGGGCGCCTGCCGCATTCCATGCTGCTTGAAACATTTACGACGGCGGGCATCGGCACCCAGGTTGTCCCGGACGAGGAGATCAACGGATGA
- a CDS encoding acetylornithine transaminase, whose translation MNSTENLEHRTPVAQLVETTGHAGSEWLARYSTSLMGVFGTPQRVLVRGAGCLVWDADGKEYLDLLGGIAVNALGHAHPFVTSVISSQLATLGHVSNFFTSPTQIALAEKLLVLTQAPAGSKVFFTNSGTEANEAAFKLARRNTGGGVAKRTKIIALEGAFHGRTMGALALTAKEAYREPFEPLPGGVVHIPFGDVEALKAAVDETVAAVFLEPIQGEAGVRPLPPGYLRAARELTARVGALLILDEVQTGIGRTGKWLASEDAGIMPDAITLAKGLGGGFPIGALVTFGAETSSLLAAGQHGTTFGGNPVATAAALATLHAIESQDVLANVVAVGEHLRSALAALPGVTEVRGEGLLIGFDLDADVAPAVVQAGLDAGFIVNSPGPRTIRLAPPLVLTRAQADSFLSAFPAILQAAKDAQ comes from the coding sequence ATGAACAGCACGGAAAACCTCGAGCACCGGACGCCTGTGGCCCAGCTGGTGGAGACCACCGGGCATGCAGGATCAGAGTGGCTGGCCCGCTACTCCACCTCGCTGATGGGCGTGTTCGGCACGCCCCAGCGCGTACTGGTCCGTGGCGCCGGGTGCCTGGTGTGGGACGCCGACGGCAAGGAATACCTGGACCTGCTCGGCGGCATCGCCGTCAACGCGCTCGGCCACGCCCACCCATTCGTCACCTCCGTCATCTCGAGCCAGCTGGCCACCCTGGGACACGTCTCCAACTTCTTCACCAGTCCCACCCAGATCGCGCTGGCCGAAAAGCTGCTGGTCCTTACCCAGGCGCCGGCCGGCTCCAAGGTGTTCTTTACCAACTCCGGCACCGAGGCCAACGAGGCCGCCTTCAAGCTGGCCCGCCGCAACACCGGCGGCGGTGTTGCCAAGCGGACCAAAATCATCGCCCTCGAGGGTGCCTTCCACGGCCGGACCATGGGTGCCCTGGCACTGACTGCCAAGGAGGCCTACCGCGAGCCGTTCGAACCGTTGCCCGGAGGTGTGGTGCACATCCCGTTCGGGGATGTCGAGGCACTCAAAGCCGCCGTTGACGAGACCGTGGCCGCCGTCTTCCTGGAACCCATCCAGGGGGAGGCCGGGGTTCGCCCCCTGCCGCCCGGCTACCTCCGGGCCGCCCGGGAACTGACGGCCCGGGTCGGGGCGCTGCTGATCCTGGACGAGGTGCAGACCGGCATCGGCCGGACCGGCAAGTGGCTGGCCAGCGAGGACGCCGGGATCATGCCGGACGCCATCACGCTGGCCAAGGGCCTGGGCGGCGGCTTCCCGATCGGTGCGCTGGTCACCTTCGGTGCGGAAACGTCGTCGTTGCTGGCGGCCGGCCAGCATGGGACCACGTTCGGCGGCAACCCCGTGGCCACCGCGGCCGCCCTGGCAACCTTGCACGCCATCGAAAGCCAGGACGTCCTGGCGAACGTGGTGGCGGTGGGGGAGCACCTGCGCTCCGCCCTGGCAGCCCTGCCCGGTGTCACCGAAGTCCGGGGCGAAGGCCTGCTCATCGGCTTCGACCTGGACGCGGACGTGGCCCCGGCAGTGGTGCAGGCCGGCCTGGACGCCGGGTTCATCGTCAACAGCCCCGGGCCCCGTACCATCCGCCTGGCCCCGCCGCTGGTCCTCACCCGGGCCCAGGCAGACTCCTTCCTCTCCGCCTTCCCGGCCATCCTCCAAGCAGCTAAGGACGCCCAGTGA
- the argF gene encoding ornithine carbamoyltransferase, which yields MTSAASATRHFLKDTDLTPAEQAEVLDLAARMKAAPYSVQPFAAEGSGRKTVAVIFDKTSTRTRVSFATGIADMGGNALIINPGEAQIGHKESVEDTAKVLERMVSTIVWRTGAHAGLVAMAENSRVPVINALCDDYHPCQLLADLLAVKEHKGELRGLTMSYLGDAANNMANSYLLAGVTAGMHVRIAGPEGYLPAAEIVAAAEERAAETGGSVTITTDAAAALKGADVVATDTWVSMGQEAEKEARLQLFREYSVDEAAMAHAAEDAVVLHCLPAYRGYEISAGVIDGPQSIVWDEAENRLHAQKALMAWLMHRSGLAFVDGLSPVEGTGESTF from the coding sequence GTGACATCAGCAGCCAGTGCTACCCGGCACTTCCTCAAGGACACGGACCTCACTCCTGCGGAGCAGGCTGAGGTCCTGGACCTCGCAGCCCGGATGAAGGCGGCGCCCTACAGCGTCCAGCCTTTCGCCGCCGAGGGGAGCGGGCGCAAGACCGTGGCCGTGATCTTTGACAAGACCTCCACCCGCACCCGGGTCTCGTTCGCCACGGGCATCGCGGACATGGGCGGCAATGCCCTCATCATCAACCCCGGCGAGGCCCAGATCGGCCACAAGGAGTCCGTGGAGGACACCGCCAAGGTCCTGGAACGCATGGTGTCCACCATCGTTTGGCGGACCGGGGCGCACGCCGGACTGGTCGCCATGGCCGAAAACTCCAGGGTGCCGGTGATCAACGCCCTGTGCGATGACTACCACCCGTGCCAGCTGCTCGCGGACCTGCTTGCAGTGAAGGAGCACAAGGGCGAACTCAGGGGCCTCACCATGAGCTACCTGGGGGATGCGGCCAACAACATGGCCAACTCCTACCTGCTGGCCGGGGTTACGGCCGGCATGCACGTAAGGATCGCCGGACCCGAAGGGTACCTGCCCGCCGCGGAAATCGTGGCTGCGGCCGAGGAACGCGCAGCAGAAACGGGCGGCTCGGTGACCATCACCACCGACGCCGCTGCGGCTTTGAAGGGCGCCGACGTCGTTGCCACCGACACCTGGGTGTCCATGGGCCAGGAGGCGGAAAAGGAAGCCCGGCTGCAGCTGTTCCGCGAGTACTCCGTGGATGAGGCGGCCATGGCACATGCCGCGGAAGACGCCGTCGTGCTTCACTGTCTGCCGGCCTACCGCGGGTACGAGATCTCCGCCGGTGTCATCGACGGTCCGCAGTCCATTGTCTGGGACGAGGCCGAAAACCGGCTGCACGCCCAGAAGGCCCTGATGGCCTGGCTCATGCACCGCTCAGGGCTGGCCTTCGTGGACGGCCTTTCTCCCGTTGAAGGCACCGGGGAGAGCACGTTCTAG
- a CDS encoding arginine repressor, whose protein sequence is MSAQPASPGSSPATKTARQARIAAILTGESVRSQAELAALLADDGVQVTQATLSRDLVELGAVRVRGKEGVLVYAVPGEGGERAAKSGVSQEILDARLARLCSELLVTAEASANIAVLRTPPGAANFLALAIDHSVMPAILGTIAGDDTVLLVSRDPNGGQDLAARFLQLAEEAGQ, encoded by the coding sequence GTGTCTGCCCAACCGGCGTCACCGGGCTCCAGCCCGGCCACCAAGACAGCCCGGCAGGCCCGCATTGCGGCCATCCTGACGGGTGAATCGGTGCGTTCCCAGGCTGAGTTGGCGGCCCTGCTGGCGGACGACGGCGTGCAGGTCACCCAGGCGACGCTCTCGCGGGACCTGGTGGAACTCGGCGCTGTCCGGGTGCGCGGCAAGGAGGGCGTGCTGGTCTACGCCGTACCCGGTGAAGGCGGCGAGCGGGCCGCAAAAAGCGGGGTAAGCCAGGAGATCCTGGACGCCCGGCTGGCCCGGCTCTGCAGCGAACTGCTGGTCACGGCGGAAGCCTCAGCCAACATCGCCGTGCTCCGGACCCCGCCCGGCGCCGCCAACTTCCTCGCCCTGGCGATCGACCACTCGGTGATGCCGGCCATCCTGGGAACCATCGCCGGCGACGACACCGTGCTGCTGGTCTCCCGCGACCCGAACGGCGGCCAGGACCTCGCGGCCCGGTTCCTGCAGCTGGCCGAAGAGGCCGGGCAATAA
- a CDS encoding argininosuccinate synthase — MTERIVLAYSGGLDTSVAIGWIGEATGAEVIAVAVDVGQGGESLETIRQRALGCGAVEAYVADASDEFANEYCMPTLKANGLYQGHYPLVSAISRPVIVKHLVKAAREFGATTVAHGCTGKGNDQVRFEVGIQTLGPDLKCIAPVRDLALTRDKAIAFAEEKGLPIETTKKNPYSIDQNVWGRAVETGYLEDIWNAPTKDIYDYTATPEFPPAPDEVIISFEAGIPVAIDGVKVTPLQAIKELNRRAGAQGVGRIDVVEDRLVGIKSREIYEAPGAMALITAHKHLEDITVEREQARFKATVGQRWAELVYDGQWFSPLKRSLDAFIEDTQKYVSGDIRMTLHGGQAIVNGRRSETSLYDFNLATYDTGDTFDQSMARGFIELWGMSAKVASGRDIRVAGK; from the coding sequence GTGACTGAACGCATTGTGCTTGCCTACTCCGGCGGCCTGGACACCTCGGTAGCCATCGGCTGGATCGGTGAAGCCACCGGCGCCGAGGTCATCGCAGTGGCGGTCGACGTCGGACAGGGCGGCGAATCCCTGGAAACCATCCGCCAGCGCGCCCTGGGCTGCGGCGCCGTCGAAGCCTACGTGGCCGACGCCTCCGACGAGTTCGCCAACGAATACTGCATGCCCACCCTGAAGGCCAACGGCCTGTACCAGGGCCACTACCCGCTGGTGTCCGCCATCTCCCGCCCGGTGATCGTCAAGCACCTGGTCAAGGCTGCCCGCGAATTCGGCGCCACCACCGTGGCTCACGGCTGCACCGGCAAGGGCAACGACCAGGTCCGCTTCGAAGTGGGCATCCAGACCCTCGGCCCGGACCTGAAGTGCATCGCACCGGTCCGTGACCTCGCCCTCACCCGCGACAAGGCCATCGCCTTCGCCGAGGAAAAGGGCCTGCCCATCGAGACCACCAAGAAGAACCCGTACTCAATCGACCAGAACGTCTGGGGCCGCGCCGTGGAAACCGGCTACCTCGAGGACATCTGGAACGCCCCCACCAAGGACATCTACGACTACACCGCCACCCCGGAGTTCCCGCCGGCACCGGATGAGGTCATCATCTCCTTCGAAGCAGGCATCCCCGTAGCGATCGACGGCGTGAAGGTCACCCCGCTGCAGGCCATCAAGGAACTCAACCGCCGTGCAGGCGCCCAGGGCGTGGGCCGCATCGACGTCGTGGAGGACCGCCTGGTGGGCATCAAGTCCCGCGAAATCTACGAAGCCCCGGGTGCCATGGCGCTGATCACCGCCCACAAGCACCTCGAGGACATCACCGTTGAACGCGAGCAGGCCCGCTTCAAGGCCACGGTTGGCCAGCGCTGGGCCGAGCTGGTCTACGACGGCCAGTGGTTCTCCCCGCTGAAGCGCTCCCTGGATGCCTTCATCGAGGACACCCAGAAGTACGTCTCCGGCGACATCCGCATGACCCTGCACGGCGGCCAGGCCATCGTGAACGGCCGCCGCTCCGAGACCTCGCTCTACGACTTCAACCTGGCCACCTACGACACCGGCGACACCTTCGACCAGTCCATGGCCCGCGGCTTCATCGAGCTGTGGGGCATGTCCGCCAAGGTTGCCTCCGGCCGCGATATCCGGGTCGCAGGAAAGTAG